In the genome of Populus trichocarpa isolate Nisqually-1 chromosome 10, P.trichocarpa_v4.1, whole genome shotgun sequence, the window AATCTTGTCCAGTCCgagataacaaataaaaaatttacaaatcaCAAAGTGTTGCAAAGCATGGGGATTCATTTATGAACAGTGGCAATAAAATCGAACTAAACAGAGCTTTGCCTCCATCCACCATAATCTTCTCCAGCATCTTCCTCTTCTGCCTGCAGAGAATCCAACAAAACAAggtgcattattattatttttttattcaagttttagTACTGtccaattgattttaattttatatatatatatatataaacccatCATGCATCGATCATCCAATCATCAAACGTATGGATTACCTTGAGGGTAAAAGTGACGCCAACTTGAATCTCTCCACGATAAGATTTGTCAGCATTAACCACTCTATACTTCTGAGTTTGTAGTTCAGCAGTTCCTTTCTCCACTCCTAATGCCAACAAATCTTTAACGTAAATCctgcataaaagaaaaggattgaagTAAATCTAACAAGATTCATTCAGAACAGATGCTGTTATTGGATTTATTTTGCTTGTGGGCTATGCTTGTTCAAGTATATTTTCCTCCATATTCTCTGTTAAAGCTATGCTTGCTATTTGCAATCAACCCAAAATGCATCGCTCCACACTAACTAGCTTTATATATAGCATATGGAAATCAAAAAAATACTGCAATTGGaaattttaatctataaaattaatatacattCGCCACACACACATATTGACATATATAACAGTGTCTTACGTGGCTTCTCCGACAGAATCATCAGCAGAGAAGGTGTCCTTGTCCATGATTTTAAGAATGAGCTTATAGTTGCCACCTTGCCCTGGATACTCTACCTTGAATGTGAGAGTCTCATTCCACACTGGACG includes:
- the LOC7458141 gene encoding 16 kDa phloem protein 1, with protein sequence MAVGILEVKLVKAKGLGNPDFFGLSCYCSSSLTNMDPYVLVKYKSQERKSKVARGQGGRPVWNETLTFKVEYPGQGGNYKLILKIMDKDTFSADDSVGEATIYVKDLLALGVEKGTAELQTQKYRVVNADKSYRGEIQVGVTFTLKAEEEDAGEDYGGWRQSSV